A single region of the Oncorhynchus kisutch isolate 150728-3 linkage group LG30, Okis_V2, whole genome shotgun sequence genome encodes:
- the mfsd12a gene encoding major facilitator superfamily domain-containing protein 12a isoform X2, which translates to MSDYTQRSLPFCQRLSYAVGHFLNDLCASMWFTYLLVYYHSVLGFQNTYAGVLLLVGQIADGVCTPLIGYESDRTPGCGTYGKRKTWHLVGTVSVLMSFAFIFNQCLGCDQYTSQWVSLTYFIPFIIIFQFGWAATQISHLSLIPELVSCEHAKVELTAYRYAFTVMANITVYAVAYLLFHFQTGSDDDPSLTETLGPIDIPIFRNLSLIVLGIGALFSVLFHLGTREEKGGAGEEKREEEDDEEEEKGERRPLIPRPQAAAPVQSLLRWKCWLKQPSFYQVAFLYMSTRLIVNVSQTYISMYLTNTLMLPKKYIATIPLVMYVSGFASSFIMKPISKLIGKCMTYFVGLLLIMAFSYWVLIDDQMGDRIYGASVLLGVGSATILVMSLSMTADLIGDQTQSGAFVYGAMSFTDKVANGVAVMMIQTLHPCHSQVCCPACVWYYHYVMVIATGGVAVIAALSLCTILVWPIRIVRRLPYISGLMGSEDQDISEDNSYQPRPTVN; encoded by the exons ATGTCAGACTATACACAGAGGTCTCTGCCTTTTTGTCAGCGGCTGAGTTACGCTGTGGGACACTTTCTGAACGATCTGTGTGCGTCTATGTGGTTCACCTACCTGTTGGTGTACTACCACTCCGTGCTGGGCTTTCAGAACACCTATGCAGGTGTGTTACTGCTGGTGGGGCAGATAGCGGACGGGGTCTGCACACCCCTTATCGGCTACGAGTCGGATCGGACGCCGGGGTGTGGGACATACGGCAAGAGGAAGACATGGCATTTAGTGG gtACGGTCAGTGTGCTGATGTCCTTTGCGTTCATCTTTAATCAGTGTCTGGGGTGTGACCAGTACACCTCTCAGTGGGTCAGCCTGACGTACTTCATCCCATTCATCATCATCTTCCAGTTCGGCTGGGCTGCCACGCAGATCTCACACCTGTCACTCATCCCTGAGTTGGTGTCCTGTGAACACGCCAAGGTGGAGCTCACTGCTTACAG GTACGCGTTTACAGTGATGGCCAATATAACAGTGTACGCTGTGGCCTATCTGCTGTTCCACTTCCAGACCGGATCAGACGATGACCCCTCTCTCACCGAGACCCTGGGGCCCATAGATATCCCTATATTCAGG AACCTGAGCCTCATCGTGCTGGGTATCGGTGCTcttttctctgtcctctttcACCTGGGCACACGGGAAGAGAAGGGGGGAgcaggggaagagaagagagaagaggaggatgatgaagaagaagagaaaggagagcgcCGGCCCCTTATCCCTCGCCCTCAGGCTGCCGCCCCTGTCCAGTCGCTGCTGAGGTGGAAATGCTGGCTGAAACAGCCTTCCTTTTACCAG GTAGCGTTTCTCTACATGTCCACCAGACTGATAGTGAACGTGTCTCAGACGTACATCTCCATGTATCTTACCAACACTCTCATGTTGCCAAAG AAATACATTGCCACTATTCCCCTGGTGATGTACGTCAGTGGCTTCGCTTCCTCTTTCATCATGAAGCCTATCAGCAAACTCATCGGCAAatgt ATGACCTACTTTGTGGGCCTGCTGCTGATCATGGCCTTCTCTTATTGGGTGTTGATAGACGACCAGATGGGTGACCGGATCTACGGGGCGTCCGTCCTTCTAGGGGTGGGGTCAGCTACCATCCTGGTGATGTCACTCTCCATGACCGCTGACCTCATCGGGGACCAGACG CAAAGTGGAGCGTTTGTTTACGGGGCGATGAGCTTCACTGACAAGGTGGCCAACGGAGTAGCTGTTATGATGATACAGACTCTACACCCCTGcca TTCTCAGGTCTGCTGTCCAGCGTGTGTGTGGTACTACCACTATGTCATGGTCATAGCAACAGGGGGCGTGGCCGTCATAGCAGCTCTCAGTCTCTGTACCATCCTTGTCTGGCCTATCAGGATCGTCCGCC
- the mfsd12a gene encoding major facilitator superfamily domain-containing protein 12a isoform X1: MSDYTQRSLPFCQRLSYAVGHFLNDLCASMWFTYLLVYYHSVLGFQNTYAGVLLLVGQIADGVCTPLIGYESDRTPGCGTYGKRKTWHLVGTVSVLMSFAFIFNQCLGCDQYTSQWVSLTYFIPFIIIFQFGWAATQISHLSLIPELVSCEHAKVELTAYRYAFTVMANITVYAVAYLLFHFQTGSDDDPSLTETLGPIDIPIFRNLSLIVLGIGALFSVLFHLGTREEKGGAGEEKREEEDDEEEEKGERRPLIPRPQAAAPVQSLLRWKCWLKQPSFYQVAFLYMSTRLIVNVSQTYISMYLTNTLMLPKKYIATIPLVMYVSGFASSFIMKPISKLIGKCMTYFVGLLLIMAFSYWVLIDDQMGDRIYGASVLLGVGSATILVMSLSMTADLIGDQTQSGAFVYGAMSFTDKVANGVAVMMIQTLHPCHSQVCCPACVWYYHYVMVIATGGVAVIAALSLCTILVWPIRIVRHSGKKNQHKENIDNPNYTQEAGQGLPYISGLMGSEDQDISEDNSYQPRPTVN; the protein is encoded by the exons ATGTCAGACTATACACAGAGGTCTCTGCCTTTTTGTCAGCGGCTGAGTTACGCTGTGGGACACTTTCTGAACGATCTGTGTGCGTCTATGTGGTTCACCTACCTGTTGGTGTACTACCACTCCGTGCTGGGCTTTCAGAACACCTATGCAGGTGTGTTACTGCTGGTGGGGCAGATAGCGGACGGGGTCTGCACACCCCTTATCGGCTACGAGTCGGATCGGACGCCGGGGTGTGGGACATACGGCAAGAGGAAGACATGGCATTTAGTGG gtACGGTCAGTGTGCTGATGTCCTTTGCGTTCATCTTTAATCAGTGTCTGGGGTGTGACCAGTACACCTCTCAGTGGGTCAGCCTGACGTACTTCATCCCATTCATCATCATCTTCCAGTTCGGCTGGGCTGCCACGCAGATCTCACACCTGTCACTCATCCCTGAGTTGGTGTCCTGTGAACACGCCAAGGTGGAGCTCACTGCTTACAG GTACGCGTTTACAGTGATGGCCAATATAACAGTGTACGCTGTGGCCTATCTGCTGTTCCACTTCCAGACCGGATCAGACGATGACCCCTCTCTCACCGAGACCCTGGGGCCCATAGATATCCCTATATTCAGG AACCTGAGCCTCATCGTGCTGGGTATCGGTGCTcttttctctgtcctctttcACCTGGGCACACGGGAAGAGAAGGGGGGAgcaggggaagagaagagagaagaggaggatgatgaagaagaagagaaaggagagcgcCGGCCCCTTATCCCTCGCCCTCAGGCTGCCGCCCCTGTCCAGTCGCTGCTGAGGTGGAAATGCTGGCTGAAACAGCCTTCCTTTTACCAG GTAGCGTTTCTCTACATGTCCACCAGACTGATAGTGAACGTGTCTCAGACGTACATCTCCATGTATCTTACCAACACTCTCATGTTGCCAAAG AAATACATTGCCACTATTCCCCTGGTGATGTACGTCAGTGGCTTCGCTTCCTCTTTCATCATGAAGCCTATCAGCAAACTCATCGGCAAatgt ATGACCTACTTTGTGGGCCTGCTGCTGATCATGGCCTTCTCTTATTGGGTGTTGATAGACGACCAGATGGGTGACCGGATCTACGGGGCGTCCGTCCTTCTAGGGGTGGGGTCAGCTACCATCCTGGTGATGTCACTCTCCATGACCGCTGACCTCATCGGGGACCAGACG CAAAGTGGAGCGTTTGTTTACGGGGCGATGAGCTTCACTGACAAGGTGGCCAACGGAGTAGCTGTTATGATGATACAGACTCTACACCCCTGcca TTCTCAGGTCTGCTGTCCAGCGTGTGTGTGGTACTACCACTATGTCATGGTCATAGCAACAGGGGGCGTGGCCGTCATAGCAGCTCTCAGTCTCTGTACCATCCTTGTCTGGCCTATCAGGATCGTCCGCC ACTCTGGCAAGAAGAACCAACACAAggagaacatagacaaccctAACTACACTCAGGAAGCGGGGCAGG